The proteins below come from a single Kosakonia sp. SMBL-WEM22 genomic window:
- the yfaE gene encoding class I ribonucleotide reductase maintenance protein YfaE: MSRVTLRLSGTQVHCPEEHPSLLVALESQQVEVEYQCREGYCGSCRCRLVAGQVDWISEPLAFINEGEILPCCCRAKGDIEIEM; this comes from the coding sequence ATGAGCCGGGTTACGCTCCGCCTCTCCGGCACGCAGGTGCATTGCCCGGAAGAGCACCCTTCCCTGCTGGTGGCGCTGGAGTCCCAGCAGGTGGAAGTTGAATACCAGTGCCGCGAAGGCTACTGCGGCTCCTGCCGCTGTCGGCTGGTAGCAGGCCAGGTGGACTGGATTAGCGAGCCGCTGGCCTTTATCAACGAAGGGGAAATTTTGCCCTGCTGCTGCCGGGCGAAAGGCGACATCGAGATCGAGATGTAA
- the nrdA gene encoding class 1a ribonucleoside-diphosphate reductase subunit alpha: protein MNQSLLVTKRDGGTERINLDKIHRVLDWAAEGLSNVSISQVELRSHIQFYDGIKTSDIHETIIKAAADLISRDAPDYQYLAARLAIFHLRKKAYGQFEPPALFDHVKKMVALGKYDHHLLEDYSEEEFQQMDGFIDHWRDMNFSYAAVKQLEGKYLVQNRVTGEIYESAQFLYILVAACLFSNYPRETRLDYVKRFYDAVSTFKISLPTPIMSGVRTPTRQFSSCVLIECGDSLDSINATSSAIVKYVSQRAGIGINAGRIRALGSPIRGGEAFHTGCVPFYKHFQTAVKSCSQGGVRGGAATLFYPMWHLEVESLLVLKNNRGVEGNRVRHMDYGVQINKLMYTRLLKGEDITLFSPSDVPGLYDAFFADQDEFERLYTQYEKDDAIRKQRIKAVDLFSLMMQERASTGRIYIQNVDHCNTHSPFDPAVAPVRQSNLCLEIALPTKPLEDVNDENGEIALCTLSAFNLGAIKNLDELEELATLAVRALDALLDYQDYPIPAAKRGAMGRRTLGIGVINFAYWLAKNGKRYSDGSANNLTHQTFEAIQYWLLKASNELAKEQGACPWFNETTYAKGILPIDTYKKDLDGITSEPLHYNWEALRDDITTHGLRNSTLSALMPSETSSQISNATNGIEPPRGHVSIKASKDGILRQVVPDYEELKDAYELLWEMPNNDGYLQLVGIMQKFIDQSISANTNYDPTRFPSGKVPMQQLLKDLLTAYKFGVKTLYYQNTRDGAEDAQDDLVPSIQDDGCESGACKI, encoded by the coding sequence ATGAATCAGAGTCTGCTGGTGACAAAGCGTGATGGTGGCACTGAGCGCATCAATCTCGACAAAATTCATCGAGTACTGGATTGGGCCGCAGAAGGGTTGAGCAACGTTTCCATCTCTCAGGTGGAGCTGCGTTCACATATTCAGTTTTACGACGGTATCAAAACCTCCGATATCCACGAGACCATTATTAAAGCCGCTGCGGATCTCATCTCCCGCGATGCGCCGGACTATCAATACCTTGCCGCGCGCCTGGCGATTTTCCACCTGCGTAAAAAAGCCTACGGCCAGTTCGAACCGCCTGCGCTGTTCGACCACGTGAAGAAGATGGTTGCGCTGGGTAAATACGATCATCATCTGCTGGAAGACTACAGCGAAGAAGAGTTCCAGCAGATGGACGGCTTTATTGATCACTGGCGTGATATGAACTTCTCCTACGCGGCCGTTAAGCAGCTGGAAGGGAAGTACCTGGTGCAGAACCGCGTGACCGGCGAGATCTACGAGAGCGCGCAGTTCCTCTATATTCTGGTTGCTGCCTGCCTCTTCTCAAACTACCCGCGCGAAACCCGTCTCGACTACGTGAAGCGTTTCTATGACGCGGTCTCGACCTTCAAAATTTCGCTGCCGACGCCAATTATGTCCGGCGTGCGTACCCCGACGCGCCAGTTCAGCTCCTGCGTACTGATCGAGTGCGGCGACAGCCTGGACTCCATCAACGCCACTTCCAGCGCGATTGTGAAGTACGTTTCCCAGCGCGCCGGTATCGGCATCAACGCGGGTCGCATCCGTGCGCTGGGTAGCCCGATCCGCGGCGGTGAAGCGTTCCACACCGGCTGTGTGCCGTTCTACAAACACTTCCAGACGGCGGTGAAATCCTGCTCGCAGGGCGGCGTTCGCGGCGGCGCGGCGACTCTCTTCTACCCGATGTGGCATCTGGAAGTCGAAAGCCTGCTGGTGCTGAAAAACAACCGCGGCGTAGAAGGCAACCGCGTGCGTCATATGGACTACGGCGTACAGATCAACAAACTGATGTATACCCGTCTGCTGAAGGGCGAAGATATCACCCTCTTCAGCCCGTCCGACGTACCGGGTCTGTATGACGCCTTCTTTGCCGATCAGGATGAGTTCGAGCGTCTGTACACGCAGTACGAGAAAGATGACGCCATCCGCAAACAGCGTATTAAAGCGGTCGATCTCTTCTCGCTGATGATGCAGGAACGCGCCTCGACCGGCCGTATCTACATCCAGAACGTCGACCACTGCAACACCCACAGCCCGTTCGATCCGGCTGTTGCGCCGGTGCGTCAGTCCAACCTGTGCCTTGAGATCGCTCTGCCGACCAAGCCGCTGGAAGACGTTAACGATGAAAACGGTGAGATTGCGCTCTGCACGCTCTCTGCCTTTAACCTCGGCGCGATTAAGAACCTCGACGAGCTGGAAGAGCTGGCAACGCTGGCAGTGCGCGCCCTCGACGCCCTGCTTGATTACCAGGACTACCCGATCCCGGCCGCAAAACGTGGCGCGATGGGTCGTCGTACCCTCGGTATCGGCGTCATCAACTTCGCGTACTGGCTGGCGAAAAACGGCAAGCGCTACTCCGACGGCAGCGCCAACAACCTGACGCACCAGACCTTCGAAGCGATTCAGTACTGGCTGCTGAAAGCCTCCAACGAGCTGGCGAAAGAGCAAGGTGCCTGCCCGTGGTTCAACGAAACCACCTACGCGAAAGGCATTCTGCCGATCGATACCTATAAAAAGGATCTCGATGGCATTACCAGCGAGCCGCTGCACTACAACTGGGAAGCGCTGCGTGACGATATCACTACACACGGCCTGCGTAACTCGACGCTCTCTGCCCTGATGCCGTCTGAAACCTCGTCGCAGATCTCCAACGCCACCAACGGCATTGAGCCGCCGCGCGGCCATGTGAGCATCAAAGCCTCGAAAGATGGCATCCTGCGCCAGGTGGTGCCGGATTATGAAGAGCTGAAAGATGCCTACGAGCTGCTGTGGGAAATGCCGAATAACGACGGCTACCTGCAACTGGTCGGCATTATGCAGAAGTTTATCGACCAGTCGATTTCAGCGAACACCAACTACGATCCGACCCGCTTCCCGTCGGGCAAGGTGCCGATGCAGCAGCTGCTGAAAGACCTGCTGACCGCCTACAAATTTGGTGTGAAGACGCTCTACTATCAAAACACCCGCGATGGCGCGGAAGATGCGCAGGATGACCTGGTCCCTTCTATCCAGGACGATGGCTGCGAAAGCGGCGCATGTAAGATCTAA
- the glpB gene encoding glycerol-3-phosphate dehydrogenase subunit GlpB, giving the protein MRFDTVIIGGGLAGLLCGIRLSEGGQRCAIVSRGQSALSFSSGSLDLLSRLPDGKTVGTLTEAIAHLQHHHPEHPYARLGAERVCRYARQTQTLLADCGLKMQGDVDTPHLRVTPLGSWRRAWLSPQEIALKPQQGLRVGVVGISGFLDFQSELAVDALRQRGIAAGAEEIALPLLDTLRDNPSEFRAVTIARQLDRPEHYADLCAALRPLSERYEMLWLPACFGLTESTVFTRLSEDLACPLRLIATLPPSVMGMRLQHALQQRFLRSGGKWMPGDEVLRADINHGKVTQLWTRKHDDLPLRARHVVLASGSFFSNGLVAGRDRVREAVFNLDVLQSDSRREWYGDDLFAPQPWHQFGVRTDEQLHGLRDGQPLENLYAIGSLLGGYDAIAQGCGGGVCAVTALHAAQQILDQGGKP; this is encoded by the coding sequence ATGAGATTTGATACGGTGATTATCGGCGGCGGGCTGGCAGGCTTGCTGTGCGGCATTCGTCTGAGCGAGGGCGGCCAGCGCTGCGCGATTGTCAGCCGCGGCCAGAGCGCGCTGAGCTTCTCTTCCGGCTCTCTCGATCTGCTCTCCCGTCTGCCAGACGGCAAAACGGTCGGCACACTGACAGAGGCCATTGCGCATCTGCAACACCATCACCCCGAGCACCCCTATGCGCGGCTCGGCGCTGAACGCGTGTGCCGTTATGCGCGGCAAACTCAAACCCTGCTCGCCGACTGCGGGCTAAAAATGCAGGGCGATGTCGATACGCCGCACCTGCGCGTCACGCCGCTGGGCAGCTGGCGCCGGGCGTGGCTCAGCCCGCAAGAGATTGCGTTGAAACCGCAGCAGGGGCTGCGCGTCGGTGTCGTCGGCATCAGCGGCTTTCTCGATTTTCAGTCCGAGCTGGCAGTGGACGCGCTGCGCCAGCGCGGTATTGCTGCCGGGGCGGAAGAGATTGCGCTCCCGCTTCTCGACACGCTTCGCGATAACCCGAGCGAGTTTCGCGCCGTGACCATTGCGCGCCAGCTCGATCGCCCTGAGCATTACGCCGATCTCTGCGCCGCCCTGCGTCCGCTAAGTGAGCGGTATGAGATGCTGTGGCTTCCCGCCTGTTTTGGTCTGACAGAGAGCACCGTTTTTACCCGCCTAAGCGAAGATCTCGCCTGCCCGCTGCGGCTGATCGCCACGCTGCCGCCTTCGGTGATGGGCATGCGCTTACAGCACGCCTTGCAGCAACGGTTTCTGCGCAGCGGCGGTAAGTGGATGCCGGGCGATGAGGTGCTGCGCGCCGATATTAATCACGGTAAGGTGACGCAGCTCTGGACGCGCAAGCATGACGATCTGCCGCTGCGCGCCCGCCATGTCGTGCTGGCCAGCGGCAGCTTTTTCAGTAACGGGCTGGTCGCCGGGCGCGATCGCGTGCGCGAGGCAGTATTCAACCTTGATGTTCTGCAAAGTGACTCCCGCCGGGAGTGGTATGGCGACGATCTCTTTGCCCCACAGCCGTGGCACCAGTTCGGCGTCCGCACCGATGAACAGTTGCACGGCCTGCGCGACGGGCAACCGCTTGAGAATCTCTATGCGATCGGCTCGCTGCTTGGCGGCTATGACGCCATCGCCCAGGGCTGCGGTGGTGGCGTATGCGCCGTAACAGCGCTGCATGCGGCGCAGCAGATCCTCGATCAGGGAGGAAAACCCTAA
- the glpA gene encoding anaerobic glycerol-3-phosphate dehydrogenase subunit A has protein sequence MPYSNDYDVIIIGGGATGAGIARDCALRGLRAVLLERHDIATGATGRNHGLLHSGARYAVTDSESARECIAENQILKRIARHCIEATDGLFITLPEDDLNYQSHFIAACTRAGIAAQAISPQEARRMEPSVNPQLIGAVRVPDGTVDPFRLTASNMLDAREHGAKILTGHEVCGLLRTGDTVYGVRLRHLASNEIRDLHAPVVVNAAGIWGQRIAEYADLRIRMFPAKGALLILDHRINQHVINRCRKPADADILVPGDTISLIGTTSTQIDYADIDNVRVTPDEVDILLREGEKLAPVMGQTRILRAYAGVRPLVASDDDPSGRNVSRGIVLLDHAARDGLEGFITITGGKLMTYRLMAEWATDAVCRKLNHNVACTTATKALPGSLGSPDEALKKIISLPTPLRGSAVYRHGDRAPAWLASDRHSRSLVCECEAVTAGEVQYAVENLNVTSLLDLRRRTRVGMGTCQGELCACRAAGQLNRLHVTRDNEARRQLAAFLNERWKGIKPIAWGDALRESEFTRWVYQGLCGLEKEQDDEI, from the coding sequence GTGCCCTACTCAAACGACTACGATGTGATCATTATTGGCGGCGGCGCAACGGGTGCCGGTATCGCCCGTGATTGCGCCCTGCGCGGCCTGCGCGCTGTCCTGCTTGAACGCCATGACATTGCCACCGGTGCCACCGGCCGCAACCACGGCTTACTGCACAGCGGCGCGCGTTATGCGGTGACCGACAGCGAATCGGCGCGCGAATGCATCGCCGAAAACCAGATCCTCAAACGTATTGCCCGCCACTGTATTGAAGCGACCGACGGGCTGTTTATCACCCTGCCGGAAGACGATCTGAACTACCAGTCACACTTTATTGCAGCCTGCACCCGCGCCGGGATTGCCGCGCAGGCCATTAGCCCACAGGAAGCCAGGCGCATGGAGCCGAGCGTCAACCCGCAGCTAATCGGCGCGGTGCGTGTGCCGGACGGTACTGTCGACCCCTTCCGCCTCACCGCCAGTAATATGCTTGATGCCCGCGAACACGGCGCAAAAATCCTCACCGGGCATGAAGTGTGCGGCCTGCTGCGCACGGGCGACACGGTGTATGGCGTGCGCCTGCGCCATCTCGCCAGCAATGAAATCCGCGATCTGCATGCGCCGGTGGTGGTCAATGCCGCCGGGATTTGGGGCCAGCGCATCGCGGAGTATGCCGATCTGCGCATTCGCATGTTCCCGGCAAAAGGCGCGCTGCTGATCCTCGATCACCGCATTAATCAGCATGTCATCAACCGCTGCCGCAAGCCTGCCGATGCCGATATTCTTGTGCCCGGCGACACCATTTCACTGATTGGTACCACCTCAACGCAGATTGATTATGCCGATATCGATAACGTGCGCGTCACGCCTGATGAGGTCGATATTCTGCTGCGTGAAGGGGAGAAACTGGCGCCAGTGATGGGGCAAACGCGCATCCTGCGTGCCTATGCTGGCGTGCGCCCGTTGGTGGCGAGCGATGACGATCCCAGCGGGCGTAACGTCAGCCGTGGCATTGTGCTGCTCGACCACGCCGCGCGCGACGGGCTGGAAGGGTTTATCACTATTACCGGCGGCAAGCTGATGACCTACCGTCTGATGGCCGAATGGGCAACGGATGCGGTTTGCCGCAAGCTCAACCATAACGTAGCCTGCACCACGGCGACAAAAGCGCTGCCGGGATCGCTCGGTTCACCAGACGAGGCGCTGAAGAAAATCATCTCCCTGCCGACGCCGCTGCGCGGTTCAGCGGTCTACCGCCACGGCGATCGCGCCCCGGCGTGGCTCGCCAGCGACCGGCACAGCCGCAGCCTGGTGTGCGAGTGCGAAGCCGTTACCGCAGGCGAGGTGCAGTATGCGGTGGAAAACCTCAATGTCACCTCACTGCTCGATCTGCGCCGCCGCACCCGCGTCGGCATGGGCACTTGCCAGGGCGAGCTCTGCGCCTGCCGTGCCGCCGGGCAGCTAAACCGGCTGCACGTTACGCGCGACAACGAGGCGCGCAGGCAGCTGGCGGCGTTTCTGAATGAGCGCTGGAAGGGAATTAAACCTATTGCCTGGGGCGATGCGCTGCGTGAGAGCGAGTTTACCCGCTGGGTTTACCAGGGTCTGTGCGGGCTGGAGAAGGAGCAGGATGATGAGATTTGA
- the ubiG gene encoding bifunctional 2-polyprenyl-6-hydroxyphenol methylase/3-demethylubiquinol 3-O-methyltransferase UbiG codes for MNAEKPSVAQNVDHAEIAKFEAVASRWWDTEGEFKPLHRINPLRLGYIAEHAGGLFGKRVLDVGCGGGILAESMAKEGAQVTGLDMGAEPLQVARLHALESGVQVDYVQETVEEHAEKQAQGYDVVTCMEMLEHVPDPQSVVRACAKLVKPGGHVFFSTINRNGKAWLMAVVGAEYVLRMVPKGTHDAKKFIKPAELLTWIDDTVLQERHITGLHFNPLLNKFTLGPGVDVNYMLHTTAKNR; via the coding sequence ATGAATGCCGAAAAACCGTCGGTTGCTCAGAACGTTGATCATGCAGAAATCGCCAAGTTTGAAGCCGTCGCTTCACGCTGGTGGGACACAGAAGGCGAATTTAAACCTTTACACCGTATTAACCCGCTGCGCCTCGGCTATATCGCTGAACACGCCGGCGGCCTGTTTGGCAAACGCGTGCTGGATGTCGGCTGCGGCGGCGGCATTCTCGCCGAGAGCATGGCCAAAGAGGGTGCGCAGGTGACCGGGCTGGATATGGGCGCGGAGCCGTTGCAAGTTGCGCGTCTGCACGCGCTGGAGTCGGGAGTGCAGGTCGACTACGTCCAGGAAACGGTCGAAGAGCATGCTGAAAAACAGGCCCAGGGTTATGACGTGGTGACCTGCATGGAGATGCTGGAGCACGTGCCGGATCCGCAATCGGTGGTCAGAGCCTGCGCTAAGCTTGTAAAGCCTGGTGGTCACGTTTTCTTTTCGACCATCAACCGTAACGGGAAAGCGTGGCTGATGGCGGTGGTTGGCGCAGAGTATGTGCTGCGCATGGTGCCAAAAGGCACGCACGACGCGAAGAAGTTTATCAAGCCTGCAGAGCTGTTAACCTGGATTGACGATACGGTGTTACAGGAGCGTCACATTACCGGGTTACACTTTAACCCGCTGCTCAATAAGTTCACCCTCGGACCGGGCGTTGATGTTAACTACATGTTGCATACAACGGCGAAAAATCGCTAA
- the glpQ gene encoding glycerophosphodiester phosphodiesterase, producing MKLSFSRMTTGLLLAGLMAGQALAAEKLVIAHRGASGYLPEHTLPAKAMAYAQGADYLEQDLVMTKDDRLVVLHDHYLDRVTDVAERFPDRARKDGRYYAIDFTLDEIRSLKFTEGFELKNGKREQVFPGRFPMGKSDFRIHTFEEEIEFVQGLNHSTGKDIGIYPEIKAPWFHHQEGKDIAKATLEVLKKYGYSSKKDKVYLQCFDADELKRIKNELEPKMGMDLNLVQLIAYTKWNETQQKQPDGKWVNYDYDWMLKPGAMKQIAQYADGIGPDYHMLVADDSKPGHVQLTAMVKEAHASHLQVHPFTVRADQLPPYAADVNQLYEVLYHQAGVDGLFTDFPDKAVQFLKRK from the coding sequence ATGAAATTGTCCTTTAGCCGCATGACCACAGGCCTGCTGCTGGCGGGCCTGATGGCAGGCCAGGCGCTGGCCGCCGAAAAGCTGGTGATCGCCCATCGCGGTGCCAGCGGTTATCTGCCGGAGCATACGCTGCCTGCCAAAGCGATGGCCTATGCCCAGGGCGCGGATTATCTGGAGCAGGATCTGGTGATGACCAAAGACGATCGTCTGGTGGTGCTGCATGACCACTATCTCGATCGCGTCACCGATGTCGCCGAGCGCTTCCCTGACCGCGCCCGCAAAGATGGTCGTTACTATGCCATCGATTTCACGCTGGATGAGATCCGCTCGCTAAAGTTCACCGAAGGGTTTGAGTTAAAGAACGGCAAGAGAGAACAGGTGTTCCCGGGCCGTTTTCCGATGGGCAAATCCGATTTCCGTATTCATACCTTTGAAGAGGAGATTGAGTTTGTGCAGGGGCTGAACCACTCGACCGGCAAAGATATCGGTATCTATCCGGAGATCAAAGCCCCGTGGTTCCACCATCAGGAAGGGAAAGATATTGCGAAGGCGACCCTTGAGGTGCTGAAGAAGTACGGTTACAGCAGCAAGAAAGATAAGGTCTATTTGCAGTGTTTCGACGCCGATGAACTCAAGCGTATTAAAAACGAACTTGAGCCGAAGATGGGGATGGATCTCAATCTGGTGCAGCTGATTGCCTATACCAAATGGAATGAAACCCAGCAGAAGCAGCCGGACGGCAAATGGGTCAATTATGATTATGACTGGATGCTGAAACCCGGCGCGATGAAGCAGATTGCGCAGTACGCGGATGGTATCGGCCCCGACTACCATATGCTGGTGGCGGATGACTCGAAGCCGGGACACGTGCAGTTAACGGCAATGGTGAAAGAGGCGCATGCCAGCCATTTGCAGGTGCACCCGTTTACAGTGCGCGCCGATCAGCTGCCACCGTATGCCGCCGATGTGAATCAGCTTTATGAAGTGTTGTATCACCAGGCCGGGGTCGATGGGTTGTTTACCGATTTCCCTGATAAAGCGGTGCAGTTTTTGAAGCGGAAATAA
- the glpT gene encoding glycerol-3-phosphate transporter: MLSIFKPAPHQARLPDAQVDPLYRRLRWQIFLGIFFGYAAYYLVRKNFALAMPYLVEQGFSRGDLGFALSGISIAYGFSKFIMGSVSDRSNPRVFLPAGLILAAAVMLFMGFVPWATSSIAVMFVLLFLCGWFQGMGWPPCGRTMVHWWSQKERGSIVSVWNCAHNVGGGLPPLLFLLGMAWFNDWHAALYMPAFGAILVAIIAFALMRDTPQSCGLPPIEEYKNDYPDDYSDKHEEELTAKQIFMQYVLPNKLLWYIAIANVFVYLLRYGILDWSPTYLKEVKHFALDKSSWAYFLYEYAGIPGTLICGWMSDKVFKGNRGATGVFFMTLVTIATIVYWLNPAGNPGVDMACMIVIGFLIYGPVMLIGLHALELAPKKAAGTAAGFTGLFGYLGGSVAASAIVGYTVDFFGWDGGFMVMIGGSVLAVLLLIVVMIGEKRHHADVLARRQ, encoded by the coding sequence ATGTTGAGCATTTTCAAACCGGCCCCCCACCAGGCGCGTCTGCCCGACGCGCAGGTTGATCCTCTGTACCGCCGCTTACGCTGGCAAATCTTTCTGGGCATTTTCTTTGGTTACGCCGCCTACTACCTGGTGCGTAAGAACTTTGCGCTGGCGATGCCCTATCTGGTTGAGCAGGGCTTCTCGCGCGGCGATCTGGGCTTTGCGCTGTCGGGGATCTCCATTGCCTACGGCTTCTCAAAATTCATTATGGGTTCGGTGTCGGATCGCTCGAACCCGCGCGTTTTCCTGCCCGCCGGTCTGATCCTCGCGGCGGCAGTGATGCTGTTTATGGGCTTTGTGCCGTGGGCCACCTCCAGCATCGCCGTGATGTTTGTGCTGCTGTTTCTTTGCGGCTGGTTCCAGGGGATGGGCTGGCCGCCGTGCGGACGCACGATGGTGCACTGGTGGTCGCAGAAGGAGCGCGGCAGCATTGTGTCGGTGTGGAACTGCGCTCATAACGTCGGCGGAGGCCTGCCTCCGCTGCTCTTCCTGCTGGGAATGGCGTGGTTTAACGACTGGCATGCGGCGCTCTATATGCCGGCCTTTGGGGCCATTTTGGTGGCGATAATCGCGTTCGCACTGATGCGCGACACGCCGCAATCCTGCGGTCTGCCGCCGATTGAAGAGTACAAAAACGACTACCCGGATGATTACAGCGACAAACATGAAGAGGAGCTAACGGCGAAGCAGATCTTTATGCAGTATGTGCTGCCAAACAAGCTGCTGTGGTACATCGCCATCGCTAACGTCTTTGTCTATCTGCTGCGCTACGGCATCCTCGACTGGTCGCCGACCTACCTGAAAGAGGTGAAGCATTTCGCGCTGGATAAATCCTCCTGGGCCTACTTCCTCTATGAATATGCGGGCATTCCCGGCACGCTGATCTGCGGCTGGATGTCGGACAAAGTCTTTAAAGGTAACCGCGGCGCGACCGGCGTCTTCTTTATGACGCTGGTGACCATCGCCACCATCGTCTACTGGCTCAACCCGGCGGGCAACCCGGGCGTGGATATGGCCTGCATGATCGTTATCGGCTTCTTGATTTACGGCCCGGTGATGCTGATTGGTCTGCACGCGCTGGAGCTGGCGCCGAAGAAAGCGGCCGGTACCGCGGCGGGCTTTACCGGCCTGTTTGGCTACCTCGGTGGTTCGGTGGCGGCGAGCGCCATTGTTGGCTATACCGTCGATTTCTTCGGCTGGGATGGCGGTTTCATGGTGATGATTGGTGGCAGCGTGTTAGCGGTTCTGCTGCTGATCGTGGTGATGATTGGCGAAAAACGCCATCACGCTGACGTGCTTGCGCGTCGTCAATAA
- the nrdB gene encoding class Ia ribonucleoside-diphosphate reductase subunit beta — translation MAYTTFSQKKNDQLLEPMFFGQPVNVARYDQQKYDIFEKLIEKQLSFFWRPEEVDVSRDRIDFQALPEHEKHIFISNLKYQTLLDSIQGRSPNVALLPLISIPELETWVETWAFSETIHSRSYTHIIRNIVNDPAVVFDDIVTNEQILKRAEGISSFYDELIEMTNYWHLLGEGTHTVNGKTVTISLRELKKKLYLCLMSVNALEAIRFYVSFACSFAFAERELMEGNAKIIRLIARDEALHLTGTQHMLNLLRSGADDPEMAEIAEECKKECYDLFVQAAQQEKEWAEYLFSGGSMIGLNKDILCQYVEYITNIRMQAVGLDLPFQTRSNPIPWINTWLVSDNVQVAPQEVEVSSYLVGQIDSQVDTDDLSNFQL, via the coding sequence ATGGCATACACCACCTTTTCTCAGAAGAAAAACGATCAGCTGCTCGAGCCGATGTTCTTTGGCCAGCCGGTGAACGTGGCGCGCTACGACCAGCAAAAATATGACATCTTCGAAAAGCTGATCGAAAAGCAACTCTCCTTCTTCTGGCGTCCGGAAGAAGTTGATGTTTCCCGCGATCGCATCGACTTCCAGGCACTGCCGGAACATGAAAAACATATCTTTATCAGCAACCTGAAGTACCAGACGCTGCTGGACTCAATTCAGGGCCGTAGCCCGAACGTTGCGCTGCTGCCGCTCATCTCCATTCCGGAGCTGGAAACCTGGGTGGAAACCTGGGCGTTTTCAGAAACTATTCATTCGCGCTCCTACACCCATATTATCCGCAATATCGTTAACGATCCGGCGGTGGTGTTTGACGATATCGTCACTAACGAGCAGATCCTCAAGCGCGCAGAAGGGATCTCCTCCTTCTATGACGAGCTGATTGAGATGACCAACTACTGGCATCTGCTGGGCGAAGGCACTCATACCGTGAACGGCAAAACCGTCACCATCAGCCTGCGCGAGCTGAAGAAGAAGCTCTATCTCTGCCTGATGAGCGTGAACGCGCTGGAAGCGATTCGCTTCTATGTCAGCTTCGCCTGCTCCTTCGCCTTCGCCGAGCGCGAACTGATGGAAGGCAACGCCAAAATCATCCGTCTGATCGCCCGCGATGAAGCCCTGCACCTGACCGGCACCCAGCATATGCTGAATCTGCTGCGCTCAGGCGCTGACGATCCTGAGATGGCGGAGATTGCCGAAGAGTGCAAAAAGGAGTGCTACGATCTGTTTGTGCAGGCGGCACAGCAGGAGAAAGAGTGGGCGGAGTATCTCTTCTCCGGCGGCTCAATGATTGGCCTGAACAAAGATATCCTCTGCCAGTATGTTGAGTACATCACCAACATCCGTATGCAGGCGGTGGGCCTCGATCTGCCATTCCAGACTCGCTCGAACCCAATTCCGTGGATTAACACCTGGCTGGTCTCTGATAACGTGCAGGTGGCGCCGCAGGAAGTGGAAGTGAGTTCCTACCTCGTCGGCCAGATCGACTCGCAGGTCGATACCGACGATCTGAGCAACTTCCAGCTGTGA